The stretch of DNA CTTCCACTGAGGAGTCACCACAACTGGGGTTACTCCCAAGGTCCCCCAAGGTACCTGGAGCACTGACCACCCCCAACTCCACCCTGCGCCCTCTGTAAGCAGAGAGCCAGCCTGTCCCCTATTCATTCTCACCTCCAAACCATTGTCCCTCTGGACTTCTGCTTGTATGTTTAGTTTGGCCAAGTCtcgcagcttgtgggattttagctccccaactagggattgaacccagggccccagccGTGAGAGTAccgagtcctagccactggactgccaggggattggacccctgcttgCAAGCCTTTACTCTCAGCCTGCCCAAATCGTAGTCCCCTTCAAGCCCTCATGAAAGAGCACTGTCCCTGgctgcaggcttccctgcctgTCCTGGGCATCCTATGGAGGACCCGGCGCCTCCACCTCTGTGCCCACGGACACTGCCTGTCCTCTTCCCCAGGGAGCCTTGACTGTGCTCTCTCTACTTCCCAGGCTCTTTCCAGCCTCTGTTCGTCATTCTCCTCAGACTCCCTTGAGCATTCCTTCAGGAATGAGTAGAGaaatgggtgatttttttttttacctagggCAGCTTTCACCAGATTTCTATTTTGGATTTCCCAAATTGATGAAAAGCTCCAAAACTTTTGAGAAACTGACagaatttgtgtatatatatatctatctaatATATTGGCCAAGAAACAGCATGGAAAACCAAATAAAACTACTAGCATTGTCttattttccattgtttcatAAAAACACACTGGAAGGCCAAGAAAGTAGGAAGGATGTAGTTTCAAAATAAAGAAGGGTTCCTTAAATATGTTTGACGAcaagaacaaaaaccacattgccctaattttttccattttgctgtAGATCAGTGAGAATATTGTTATGGAAACCAACAGAGAGATGCAGGGAAGGAGAAGACACTGGAGGGTGTCTGAGGACGGAAGaatggatggggaggggaggagggcgcTGGTTGCGGGGGTGGGAGAACAGAGGCCCGCCAGCCAGGCCCTTCCTGCCCTCCTTCTCACATGAGACTGGGCTGCCCAGGTTCGGGTCCTGGCCAAAGGGCAGAGCTGGAGCCGCTCTCACAGGTCGGGTGTCTCAGGGACCCTAGTAATCTGGTGCCCACCCCCCACACTGCACATGGGTCTTGTATTTGTGCTTGTGATCAGTGCCAGCTGGATTTGGGAAACCAGCCACTGGTACAAAAGGACTTGGAGTCAGGCGCCCAGGTCCACACCGGGctctgctgagtcacctggggaagTCCCGGctgtctctgggtctcagtttcttcaccttaaGACGGAGGCActagtgggacttccctagtggttcagattccactgcagggggtgcaggttcaatccctggtcagggaactaagatcccgcatgctgtgatggtcaaataaaataataatttttaaaaatgaaggctctatcaactagacttcaaaaaaattaaaaaaggaaaaaaccccgAAGTTTCTGAACCAGTCTCTGAGGCTAATTCAGTCctgtgccttaaaaaaaaaattttttttttgtagagaaTTTAGAATTTCAGGGACTTACCTCCCCCTCAGGGCCTTCAATAAGCCTCTCTGAGGCTCCTGGGCCTCGGATCAAGAATTTCAACCTGCCAATCCTGACACACAGCCATTGGTCTCTTGCCCTCAGATCAGTCCCTTCCCTGAGCAGAGACACTATTTACCTATTATCAACCACTCACAAGGCAGGGCCAAATACCTCAGGGAACTAGGTGACTCCACACGAAGAATTATTATACCCTGGGGCTCCTTTTGGGTTCACAATGAGCTTTACAGACAGGAAGCAAAAGATGACAGAAATTCCTTTAGGGAACAAAGATTTCTGGCTGCCCACAGCACTGGGGCATGGGGAGAGCTTGACCTCAGGAGCTAGAACGCCCTGGGTTGATATCTCTCCCTGTGACTTAACTGTGTTATTTGGGCAAATTATTTTACCTTGAGCCTTTGGGTTCTTCACCTATAAAACAGGCAGCAGAAACGACAGTAGACGCTAAGGCTTCTAGGACTTGGttttcccagcttcccttgcagAAGGTCAGGGTCACGTGACTTGTTGTGGCCAACGGTCGGTCTGTGAGTGGAAGAGGCATCTGTCAGGCCTGGCCAAGGCACTGAGGTGTCCATGtaccttctcctcctctctctcccttcctccataAGGACTTTGGGGGCCAGACTTCCAGATGATGTGGCTATGAGATGGAAGAGAGTCTTCCTGCCACGTTTCAAAATTTACATGACTGACAAGTAATGCATTATTGTGCCAAGCCACTGAAATTTCTAGAGTTTTCTGTTATGACAGACTGTTAACTACCATGACTGATACAGGGAAGGCTGACAGAGATCTTGGACACAAACCCCTCTGAGGACAGTGGGGGCTGTGCTTCTTAAAGAAAAGAACTAAACCCTCTATAATAGTCAGCTCACATTGCCACAGCAAAACACCATAGACTGGTGGCCTAGACGACAGACGTTTATCTCTCACCCTATGGAGGCTAGAAATCCAGGTTAAGGTTGGTCCGGTTCTGGTGAGAATTTTCTTTCTGGCTGGCAGACAGCTGCCTTCTTACGgggtcctcacatggcagagataAAGAGACAGTAAGCTCTCTGGTGTCCCTTCTCATGAGGGTGTTGTTAATCCCATCCTGAGGGGACCCTCATGGCTTCATCTAACCCTGATTATGTCACAAAGGCCCCACCACCAAATCTCATCACACTGGGGGATAGGGTGTCAACTTATGAACTTGAGGGAGGGGGGAACAACTCAGTCTATGGCACCCCATCGAGTCAGGGCTCCTCAGATCTTAAGAGccaaattttacatatatatatattttaaatttaattacatttatttatttattcacttttgactgtgctgagtcttcactgctgcgcacaggctttctctagttgcagagagtgggggctgctctctactGGCCACTGTGGCGACTTCTCTTCTTGCATAGCACAGGCTCGAGAGAGccggctcagtggttgtggtacCCGGGCTTagtagttgccctgtggcatctgggatcttcacTGAGCGGGGAATCGAACCTGTGACcgtgcattggtaggtggattcttacccactggaccactggggaaatccaagagccaaattttaaaagcagagaagcaGCCCAGGGTGAGATGAGGTGGGAGTTTCATCCAGAGGGAAGAGATGAGGCAAGTCTGCCGCCCCTAGGGCCCATGATTGCTGCCTGCAGCTCTCCCCAAAGAACCGTCCTTTTCCTTCCCAGTCTTCCCGTCCTCCATCCTGCCCTCATACCAAGGTGGCTGAGTCACATATGATTCACAAATTCTTAGACACTTCATTGACTTCTTAGAACTGGGAGACCTCTGTGTCTTAGAGGTCACCTTCTCTTGGCTCCTGACTCTTACAGACCACACGTCTgggcctggagagggaatggGAAACACCAGAGGTCCGGGCTGGCTTGTCCCAAACATAGGGTAGGCCGGGAGGTAGtttgatgcagcaaaagcagagagagagtCTGAATATCAAGAAGCCAGCTGTTTTCACTTCAGCATACACATTTTGCATAATTTTGCAAGATAAAGTCTTAGTTTACAGTTTTAGGTTTTTACTTGTAAGTATGACACACGAAAGGCCCCAGGGCCCGGAAAATCGATCATCAGGTCTGTCAAAGCCTGAATCAGGGTCTCATTCCATCCTTTCTGCGGGCCAGGCCGGGAGCTTCCTGGGCGCTAGAGAGGGTTTCCGCGGGGTTTGGCCTCGGCTCCCGAGCGGCCTGTGACCATTAACTCCCTCACCCTCCGCCTCCAGCCCAGGGCGGCCGCGGGGGCACGGGTCACGAGGCCGCCAAGGGGTTTCTCCCCACCGCCCCTCGGCTTCGTGGAGCCGCCGCACCTATGGCCTTGGCCATCGCGCTCCTCCTCGCAGGGGTCCTGCTCCCCTGCTGGGGAGAGTTCGCGCTCTTTAAAAAGGGGTCTACAAAGGTGAGCCAAGGGATATTTCGAACCTTCCGTTCTAGCCGAGGGCGGTGGCCGGGGCATCACTCTCCAACCAGAAGGGGCCAGTTGGGTTTGGAGAGAGAAGTGGgggttggggcgggggaggggaccACCCCGTACTGGGGATTTCTTCTCAGGCTGGAAGCTTGGTGTGCTCCCAAAGGACTTCAAAGACCTTGCTTCACCTCCCTAGTGGCTCTGGAGGTAAAAGAAAGTGGACTTACAACCAGCAGCatcctttccctcccctccccgtcccccctcccctcttcctctctgGGATGCTCAGTCCTGCCCCCAGCCTTACCTTGCACTCTTGCCCTAGCCTCTGCCCGTCTCTGTGCCCTTCTAGGCACGCaactctttcctccttttccttcctcgTCTTTCTCTCCACCCCATTCTCTGTCCCTTCCCCATCACCCACTAAAGTGTGATGGGGAGTATTTGGTCCATCAACACAGGTGACCCTTTGGGAGTCACAGAGGTGAGGGGGTCCCCCAGGAAAGTAGAAGCAGAGGGAAAAGTCCTAActtcccccttcctctcccctgtTCCTCTGATTGCAGTGGGGTTGGGACGTGGGGGCGAACTTCTCTAGGAATTCTCTTTCTGGATCTGTGGGGCTTTGGCAGTGTCAGGGGaccccccctacacacacacacggctaaAGAGCCGGTGACTTAGGGGTTGTCCCCACAGGCAAACGGGGCGAGGTGCTCCCACCACTCTGAGTGCTTCAGTGACTGCTGTCTCATCAGCTTGGACTCCGGCGGCGCCTTCTGTGCCCCTCGGGCCAGAATAACCATGACGTGCTTGCCCCAGGTGAGACCCTGCCCCTGCGGGGCAGCCCCTGCTGGTACGTAGCCCCGCATGGCTGCACCTGCTTTTTTCACCCTTTGCCTGAAGCGTCCtttcccccttctccacctggcAAACTCCTGATCATCCTGCAATGCAACTCcagccacctcctccaagaagccttccctcCTTGGAACTCGCATGCCCTTGGGACCCACACCCTCAGCAGAGGATGTATCTCCCTGATTTGCCTGCCTTCTGTCTGCCTCCACCACTGGTCAGAGCTCTGCAAGGGCAGAATTAAAGCATATTCACTTTTGAGCCCTCTACCCCCCAGCTTAGTGCCTGCACGTAGTAattactcaacaaatgtttattgcatGAATGAGTGTCTCTACTGTAACATCACTGCAGCAGAGCAGGTGGGAAAAGACCTCCCAATCCATCTCTACCACGCTGCCGCAATGACCGAATTTCTTGAGGAGCTGCCCAGGCAGGTCGATGGTTTTGGGATTGGACTTGAATTTAAACCCTGGTTTTACCAACCCCtgtctttgtgaccttggacagatcattttttctctctgagccttagtttcctcatctgtaaaatggggctaaggTACCCAACCAACCAGCTTGTTGGGAAAAGTGTGTGATCCTGGCAGTGACGGTGCTCAGTGAAGTATGATTGTGATCGGCTGGTGGAAATACAGGGAGCAGACCGAACAGTACGTTTTGTTCTTGCTTGCGCTTTTTCTGGCCCTGGGCCCAAACCTTTCTAGGGAAGCTGGGCTCAGTCTCCATCTCTCTGTCTGGAGAACTGCCAGTGCCCAGGGAGACAGCCAGGTCCCTCCTGTGGCCTAGCTCTACAGCTGAAGTAGCCAGAGGGTCTTTTCATTATAGGCACTTA from Muntiacus reevesi chromosome 20, mMunRee1.1, whole genome shotgun sequence encodes:
- the CLPSL2 gene encoding colipase-like protein 2, with the translated sequence MALAIALLLAGVLLPCWGEFALFKKGSTKANGARCSHHSECFSDCCLISLDSGGAFCAPRARITMTCLPQTRSAINIVCPCQVGLRCRHKDPSCSRRCRLI